The Borrelia hispanica CRI genome has a window encoding:
- the ileS gene encoding isoleucine--tRNA ligase, whose product MFKKVESKVHFPQLEEKILQFWNYNKIFEKSMKQREGCEEFTFYDGPPFATGLPHFGHFVPNTIKDIIPRYQTMKGKHVKRYFGWDTHGLPVEYEVEKSLKLSGRYEIEQYGIDKFNEECRNIVLRYTKEWEKIITRLGRWVDFENNYKTMDLTFMESVWWVFKTLYNKGLIYESYYVLPYSPKLATPLSNFEVNLGEYKEIHDPSLTIKFKIKDKNEYLLAWTTTPWTLPTNLGIAVGKDIDYSKILDQEKNEIYIIGTKRLNHYYQDENTYVIIEQFKGEHIKGIEYEPLFDYFINQRNKGAFKIHTAEYVTTDDGTGIVHIAPFGEEDYQILKKNTQTDMITPIDAECKFTIEIKDFEGLFVKDADNKIIEKLKSMNLLFKRENYLHRYPFCYRTNSPLIYRPISSWFVNIEKIKEKLIRSNEQINWMPEHLKKGRFGKWLENARDWAISRNRFWGNPIPIWKCSKTGNKICIGSREELEKLSGQKIIDLHKDKIDKITWPSEYGGTYVRTSEVLDCWFESGSMPYASKHYPFKDKDKFHNIFPADFIAEGLDQTRGWFYTLTILGTALFEKTAFKNVIVNGLVLSSDGKKMSKSLKNYTDPIQIINTFGADALRLYLIMSPVIKADDLKYSDDGVKDVLKNIIIPIWNAYSFFITYAIIDKFKPNNHINLYKTNILDKWIISEIESLKQILNEEIDKYNLTKSIEVLLTFIDKLNNWYIRRSRRRFWKSENDNDKIDAYETLYYTLKNLMLMLAPFIPFLTEEIYQNLKTKNEKESIHLNDYPQSIKELVNIELEEKMNFIRKVIAIARALRASHNIKIRKPIKAIYIITKNHKEQNTLKEMTGIILEEINAKEIKIKSNEEELVTYKAKANFKELGSKLGTNMKAVALAITKLSNENILEIINGNTHIMTINNNTYDITLKDIILERHERKNLKVINEDSITIGLDTLITEELYLEGLSRELIRKVQNLRKENNFNVTDRIILYTNNDEILTKIINNFESYIKTETLAITIEINNKKALTTLELDEEISVNIGIEKCLN is encoded by the coding sequence ATGTTCAAAAAAGTAGAAAGTAAAGTACATTTTCCCCAATTAGAAGAAAAAATATTACAATTTTGGAATTATAATAAAATTTTCGAAAAATCGATGAAACAACGAGAAGGATGTGAAGAATTTACATTCTATGATGGTCCACCATTTGCAACAGGGCTTCCCCATTTTGGACATTTTGTTCCAAATACAATTAAAGACATAATTCCAAGATATCAAACAATGAAAGGAAAACATGTCAAGAGATATTTTGGATGGGATACTCATGGATTACCAGTAGAATATGAAGTAGAAAAATCTTTAAAATTATCTGGAAGATATGAGATAGAACAATATGGTATCGATAAATTTAATGAAGAATGTAGAAATATAGTTTTAAGGTATACAAAAGAATGGGAAAAAATAATAACAAGGCTGGGAAGATGGGTTGACTTTGAGAATAATTACAAAACAATGGATTTAACATTCATGGAATCCGTATGGTGGGTATTTAAAACACTTTACAATAAAGGTTTAATTTATGAAAGCTACTATGTATTGCCATATTCTCCAAAACTTGCAACCCCTTTATCAAATTTTGAAGTCAATCTTGGTGAATACAAAGAAATTCATGATCCATCATTAACTATCAAATTTAAGATCAAAGATAAAAATGAATATCTACTTGCATGGACCACAACTCCTTGGACATTACCCACAAATCTTGGAATTGCTGTTGGGAAAGACATAGATTACTCTAAAATACTTGATCAAGAAAAAAATGAAATATACATAATAGGAACAAAAAGATTAAATCACTATTATCAAGATGAAAACACATACGTAATAATAGAACAATTTAAAGGTGAACATATCAAGGGAATAGAATATGAACCCCTATTTGACTACTTTATAAACCAACGAAACAAAGGGGCTTTTAAAATTCATACAGCAGAATACGTTACAACCGATGACGGAACAGGAATAGTACACATTGCACCATTTGGAGAAGAAGACTATCAAATACTTAAAAAAAATACTCAAACTGACATGATAACTCCTATAGATGCCGAATGCAAATTCACAATCGAAATTAAAGATTTTGAAGGATTATTTGTTAAAGATGCAGACAATAAAATAATAGAAAAATTAAAATCAATGAATCTTTTATTCAAAAGAGAAAACTATTTACACAGATATCCATTCTGCTACAGAACAAATTCACCTCTAATTTATAGACCTATAAGCTCATGGTTTGTCAATATTGAAAAAATCAAAGAAAAACTTATAAGATCAAATGAACAAATAAATTGGATGCCTGAACATCTTAAAAAGGGAAGATTTGGCAAATGGCTAGAAAATGCAAGAGATTGGGCAATAAGTAGAAATAGATTTTGGGGAAATCCAATACCGATTTGGAAATGCTCAAAAACAGGAAATAAAATATGTATAGGATCTAGGGAAGAATTGGAAAAATTATCAGGACAAAAGATTATCGATTTACATAAAGATAAAATTGATAAGATCACCTGGCCTAGCGAATATGGTGGCACATATGTTAGAACAAGTGAGGTTTTAGATTGCTGGTTTGAATCTGGTTCAATGCCTTACGCAAGCAAACATTACCCATTTAAAGACAAAGATAAATTCCACAATATCTTCCCTGCTGATTTTATTGCAGAAGGATTAGATCAAACAAGAGGATGGTTTTATACATTAACAATTTTAGGGACTGCTCTTTTTGAAAAGACAGCATTCAAAAATGTAATAGTTAATGGACTAGTATTATCTAGTGACGGAAAAAAAATGTCAAAATCACTCAAAAATTATACAGATCCAATACAAATAATAAACACATTTGGAGCAGATGCTTTAAGACTTTATTTGATAATGAGTCCAGTAATAAAAGCTGATGATCTAAAATACAGCGATGATGGGGTTAAAGATGTCTTAAAAAATATTATAATCCCTATTTGGAATGCTTACTCATTTTTTATAACCTACGCAATCATTGACAAGTTTAAACCTAATAATCATATAAATCTATATAAAACCAATATACTTGATAAATGGATAATTAGCGAAATTGAAAGCTTAAAGCAAATATTAAACGAAGAAATAGATAAATATAACTTAACAAAATCAATAGAAGTACTTCTTACATTCATCGACAAGTTAAATAACTGGTATATCAGACGATCAAGAAGAAGGTTTTGGAAATCTGAAAATGACAATGATAAAATAGATGCTTATGAAACATTATATTATACTTTAAAAAACTTAATGCTAATGCTTGCACCATTTATTCCATTTTTAACAGAAGAAATATATCAAAATTTAAAGACCAAAAATGAAAAAGAATCTATTCATTTAAATGATTATCCTCAATCAATCAAGGAACTTGTTAATATAGAACTTGAAGAAAAAATGAATTTCATAAGAAAAGTAATAGCAATTGCAAGAGCACTAAGAGCATCGCACAATATAAAAATACGAAAACCTATTAAAGCAATATACATTATCACTAAAAATCATAAAGAACAAAATACTCTAAAAGAAATGACAGGAATAATACTTGAAGAGATTAATGCAAAAGAAATAAAAATAAAATCCAATGAAGAAGAACTTGTAACTTATAAAGCAAAAGCAAACTTCAAAGAACTTGGAAGCAAACTCGGCACAAATATGAAAGCAGTAGCATTAGCAATAACAAAACTAAGCAATGAAAACATATTAGAAATAATAAATGGCAATACACATATAATGACAATCAACAATAATACATATGATATCACACTAAAAGATATAATACTAGAAAGACATGAAAGAAAAAATTTAAAAGTAATTAATGAAGATTCTATAACAATAGGACTAGATACTTTAATAACAGAAGAATTATATCTAGAAGGACTATCACGAGAACTTATAAGGAAAGTACAAAATTTAAGAAAAGAAAATAATTTCAATGTTACCGACAGAATAATACTATACACAAATAATGATGAAATACTTACAAAAATAATTAATAACTTTGAAAGTTATATTAAAACTGAAACTTTAGCAATAACAATAGAAATTAATAATAAAAAAGCCTTAACAACTTTAGAATTAGATGAGGAAATATCAGTAAATATAGGTATAGAAAAATGCTTAAATTAA
- a CDS encoding AAA family ATPase: MSILIHPKKSEIKNIETKTLKNIKQDTLYEIEKLEKVLIGTNEIVIPKISREIFTLIEQTKKEFKSKTLIGIKEIFYQILKTKKLLKKYKLNKLSFNFDEDNIITSRDKIRLIETYKEFDDETRQNDYFEINKYVKNLTILAKEKKLDPLIGREKEIQSLISILERRNKNSTILIGEPGIGKTAIVEGLAIKIANKEIKSQLQNKIILQIETYDLVSGTKYRGEFEERLNNIIKSIKNNKNIIIFIDEIHTLIGAGNSEGSIDAANILKPILSRSAIQIIGATTYDEYRKHISKDKAFTRRFQTISIKEPDEKETLNIINSIIKNFENYHGVTYEKEAIENVISLSSQYLTNRKFPDKAIDLIDIAGAQKKQQEINTKIVNVEDIKNTTDEFFGIKIKLNLTEEIAYLKEETTNIKEKIIGQESAIYEIIIEMVKTKLGINNNTQPLTSILLIGSSGSGKTILSKTISKIMIKDQNSILQLDMSDYREETSISKLIGTNPGYTGYTDGGILINRLKYNPRAFIIFENIEYAHNSVLSIIEQILENGELIDNKEDKISFKNSIIILSTSIGSKILLGKGILGFNKTDNNTDIKSTINNELKTKLKSSLIDKIQKKIIFNVLTEKDLSIIYDNYCKELTKKFSLKNIQIEIDDSLKNHIIKKYYDKNSGARSILNAVKENIEEKIINQIFHNPNINLIKIYLEQNNIKIKQKEILCSKK; encoded by the coding sequence ATGTCTATATTAATTCATCCTAAAAAATCTGAAATAAAAAATATAGAAACCAAAACTTTAAAAAATATTAAACAAGATACATTATACGAGATAGAAAAGCTCGAAAAAGTCTTAATTGGCACCAATGAAATTGTCATCCCAAAAATAAGCAGAGAAATTTTTACTCTTATTGAACAAACAAAAAAAGAATTTAAGTCCAAAACTTTAATAGGCATAAAAGAAATTTTTTATCAGATCTTAAAAACAAAAAAGCTTCTCAAAAAATATAAACTTAATAAACTAAGTTTTAACTTCGATGAAGATAATATAATAACAAGCAGAGATAAAATAAGATTAATTGAAACATATAAAGAATTTGACGATGAAACAAGACAAAATGACTACTTTGAAATTAACAAATATGTTAAAAATCTCACAATACTTGCAAAAGAAAAAAAACTCGATCCTCTAATAGGACGTGAAAAAGAAATTCAATCATTAATAAGCATACTTGAACGAAGAAACAAAAATAGCACAATTTTAATAGGAGAACCTGGAATTGGAAAAACAGCAATTGTTGAAGGACTTGCCATTAAAATTGCAAACAAAGAAATAAAAAGTCAATTACAAAATAAAATAATACTACAAATTGAAACTTATGACTTAGTTTCTGGAACTAAATACAGAGGTGAATTTGAAGAAAGATTAAATAATATAATTAAGTCTATAAAAAACAATAAAAACATAATAATATTTATTGATGAAATACACACTTTAATAGGAGCGGGAAATTCTGAAGGTTCTATTGATGCAGCAAATATCTTAAAACCTATTCTCTCTCGTTCTGCAATACAAATAATAGGTGCAACGACTTATGATGAATATAGAAAACACATCTCTAAAGACAAGGCATTCACTAGAAGATTTCAAACAATATCAATCAAAGAACCTGATGAAAAAGAAACTCTCAACATAATCAACAGCATAATAAAAAACTTTGAAAACTATCACGGTGTCACTTATGAAAAAGAAGCCATAGAAAATGTTATTAGCTTATCATCACAGTATTTAACTAATAGAAAATTTCCCGATAAAGCAATTGATCTAATTGACATTGCTGGAGCTCAGAAAAAACAACAAGAAATAAACACAAAAATAGTAAATGTTGAGGATATTAAAAATACAACAGATGAATTTTTTGGCATTAAGATAAAACTCAATCTCACAGAAGAAATTGCATATCTTAAAGAAGAAACAACAAACATCAAAGAAAAAATAATTGGACAAGAATCTGCCATATATGAAATCATTATAGAAATGGTAAAAACAAAATTAGGCATCAACAATAATACACAACCATTAACATCAATACTACTCATAGGTTCCAGTGGAAGTGGAAAAACAATACTATCAAAAACAATATCAAAAATCATGATTAAAGATCAAAATTCAATATTGCAGTTAGATATGTCAGACTACAGAGAAGAAACTTCTATATCAAAATTAATAGGAACAAATCCGGGATATACAGGTTATACTGACGGTGGTATTTTAATAAACAGATTAAAATATAATCCTAGAGCATTCATCATATTTGAAAATATTGAATATGCTCATAATTCCGTACTGAGCATAATAGAACAAATACTTGAAAATGGAGAACTAATTGACAATAAAGAAGATAAAATATCTTTTAAGAATAGCATCATTATTTTAAGTACATCTATTGGTAGTAAAATATTACTTGGAAAAGGCATCCTTGGATTTAATAAAACAGACAATAATACAGATATTAAAAGCACAATCAATAATGAACTTAAAACAAAACTTAAGTCATCATTAATAGATAAAATACAAAAAAAAATAATTTTTAATGTCTTAACAGAAAAAGATCTCAGCATAATTTACGATAATTACTGCAAAGAACTTACTAAAAAATTTAGCCTAAAAAACATCCAAATAGAAATTGATGACTCTCTTAAAAATCATATAATCAAAAAATATTATGATAAAAATTCTGGGGCAAGAAGTATCTTAAATGCAGTAAAAGAAAACATAGAAGAAAAAATTATTAATCAAATATTTCATAATCCTAATATAAATCTAATAAAAATATATTTAGAACAAAACAATATAAAAATCAAACAAAAGGAAATTTTATGTTCAAAAAAGTAG
- a CDS encoding phospho-sugar mutase — translation MKNNKLQKKLKQYIQFEKNNFFKDEAIKLLKENNETELYNRFHKELEFGTAGMRGIIGAGSCYINTYNIAKASQGIANYILTITQNPKIAISYDSRHFSKEFAYEAAEIFASNDLQVYIYKNLRATPQLSYTVRKLDCDLGIMITASHNTKEYNGYKVYWKGGAQIIAPHDAKIISEIQKVSNIKHTFTKKEGINKRIIIELKNEIDIKYVQKINEEFPNFNQKSKTTNLRIAYTPLHGTGGTIIKKLFKGSNVELLTEQTQINPDPEFPTVKYPNPEEHITMSRVIELAKKTNCDIAFATDPDADRLGIAFKENRKWKILNGNQIACILMHYLLSRENNPKNTFIIASFVTTPMLDKIAQKYNTTLYRTYTGFKWIGNLIDKIQKKEPNKKFIFGCEESYGYLIGTGTRDKDAFSAIKGFCDLMFTLKKNQITINQYLQTMYKEFGYYEDFTINKIFKETNGDFLREKLMLQFRNDITKEFAGLIIIKKLDYTTLKETDMNGNIHPIKDYTHTTNAIKFLLENKIEITIRPSGTEAKIKFYISIHSRYEQKNNIFDIMNKIKMEIEKY, via the coding sequence ATGAAAAATAATAAACTTCAAAAAAAATTAAAACAATATATTCAATTTGAAAAAAACAACTTTTTTAAAGATGAAGCCATCAAATTGCTTAAAGAAAACAATGAAACAGAACTATACAATAGATTTCACAAAGAACTAGAATTTGGTACTGCTGGAATGAGAGGTATAATTGGAGCTGGATCATGCTATATTAATACATACAATATCGCCAAAGCAAGTCAAGGAATTGCTAACTATATCCTTACAATAACACAAAATCCTAAAATCGCAATAAGTTACGACTCAAGACACTTTTCAAAAGAATTTGCATATGAAGCTGCTGAAATTTTTGCCTCAAATGACCTTCAAGTTTACATATATAAAAATTTAAGAGCAACTCCACAATTATCCTACACAGTTAGAAAATTAGACTGCGATCTTGGAATAATGATAACAGCAAGTCATAATACAAAAGAATACAACGGATATAAAGTATACTGGAAAGGAGGTGCTCAAATAATAGCTCCACATGATGCAAAAATAATATCGGAAATACAAAAAGTATCTAATATCAAACATACATTCACAAAAAAAGAAGGAATAAATAAAAGAATAATAATTGAACTTAAAAATGAAATTGATATTAAATACGTACAAAAAATAAATGAAGAATTTCCTAATTTCAATCAAAAAAGTAAAACCACAAATTTACGAATCGCATATACTCCTCTGCATGGAACAGGGGGAACAATAATAAAGAAATTATTTAAAGGTAGCAATGTAGAACTTTTAACAGAACAAACACAAATAAATCCTGACCCAGAATTTCCTACAGTAAAATATCCCAATCCTGAAGAACACATAACCATGTCTAGAGTAATAGAACTTGCAAAGAAAACAAACTGTGACATTGCATTTGCAACAGATCCAGATGCTGATCGATTGGGTATTGCTTTCAAAGAAAACAGAAAATGGAAAATTTTAAATGGAAATCAAATTGCATGCATCTTAATGCACTATTTACTATCTAGAGAAAATAATCCCAAAAACACCTTTATAATAGCATCTTTTGTCACAACCCCAATGTTAGACAAAATAGCTCAAAAATACAACACAACATTATATAGAACATATACAGGATTTAAATGGATAGGAAACTTAATAGATAAGATACAAAAAAAAGAACCAAACAAAAAATTTATTTTTGGATGTGAAGAAAGTTATGGATACCTAATTGGCACTGGAACTAGAGATAAAGATGCATTTTCAGCCATAAAAGGATTTTGTGATTTAATGTTTACACTAAAAAAAAACCAAATCACAATAAATCAATATCTCCAAACAATGTACAAAGAATTTGGATATTACGAAGATTTCACAATTAATAAAATCTTTAAAGAAACTAATGGTGATTTTTTAAGAGAAAAACTAATGTTACAATTTAGAAACGATATTACAAAAGAATTTGCAGGTCTTATTATAATTAAGAAATTAGATTACACAACACTCAAAGAAACCGATATGAATGGAAATATACATCCAATAAAAGACTATACACACACCACAAATGCAATAAAATTTTTATTAGAAAATAAAATAGAAATAACAATTAGACCATCTGGCACAGAAGCAAAAATTAAATTTTATATATCCATACATTCAAGATACGAACAAAAAAATAATATTTTTGATATAATGAACAAAATAAAGATGGAGATAGAAAAATATTAA
- the uvrB gene encoding excinuclease ABC subunit UvrB yields the protein MQFCLKSDYFPAGDQPKAIREIEESILLNNKYQTLKGVTGSGKTFTIANIIRDLERPSLIISHNKTLSAQLYREFKDFFPDNAVEYFVSYYDYYQPESYVPSKDLYIEKEATINEDIEIKRIRTVTSLSRRRDVIVVATVSSIYALGSPIFFKSAANVFFVGQKISIKEIADVFVKLQYERTFANLEHDKFSIKGDVVEIWPSNEHGDFAYRIYLDFDKIMQINRISPLTKKNLGFADEFTLFAKSYFVIPYEKILNALPEIQVDLEMQCRYFQENNKLVEAERLRQRVKYDIEMLRETGFCQGIENYSAYFGGDEIDRPYCLFDFFPEDYLLFIDESHVTLPQFRGMYNGDYSRKLNLVNFGFRLPSALKNRPLKYYEFESLINQAVFVSATPGLEECEKSSVIVEQIIRPTGLVDPEIILRPSDGQIEDIYSEIQRRVVLNEKILITTLTKKMSEDLTDYLLTLGIKARYLHAEFNAIERVNIITSLRKSEIDVIVGINLLREGLDIPEVSLVIILDADKVGFLRSASSLIQIIGRAARNSHGCVIMYYDQISYAMQEAIEETSRRRNIQIEYNRANNIVPKTIVKKVQSILEKEFKNETLDYNVEKIISDDKLSREDLIIKLKFELNEAVEDERFEDAIFLRDRLKELINI from the coding sequence ATGCAATTTTGTTTAAAGTCTGATTATTTTCCTGCTGGTGATCAACCAAAAGCAATAAGAGAGATTGAGGAATCTATTTTGCTTAATAATAAGTATCAGACTTTAAAGGGTGTGACAGGTAGTGGTAAAACTTTTACAATAGCTAATATTATTAGGGATTTAGAGCGTCCTTCTTTGATAATTAGTCATAATAAAACTTTATCAGCACAGCTTTATAGGGAATTTAAAGATTTTTTTCCAGATAATGCAGTTGAGTATTTTGTTTCTTACTATGATTATTATCAGCCTGAATCTTATGTTCCATCAAAGGATTTATATATAGAAAAGGAAGCTACTATTAATGAAGATATTGAAATAAAGAGAATAAGGACAGTGACATCTCTTTCTAGAAGACGAGATGTTATTGTTGTTGCCACGGTTTCTTCAATTTATGCATTAGGTTCACCAATATTTTTTAAAAGTGCTGCTAATGTTTTTTTTGTAGGACAAAAAATTTCCATTAAGGAGATAGCAGACGTTTTTGTTAAACTGCAATATGAAAGGACATTTGCAAATCTTGAACATGATAAATTTTCTATTAAGGGTGATGTTGTTGAAATATGGCCTAGTAATGAACATGGTGATTTTGCATATAGGATTTATTTGGATTTTGATAAAATTATGCAAATAAACAGAATTAGTCCACTTACAAAGAAAAATTTAGGTTTTGCTGATGAATTTACGCTTTTTGCTAAATCTTATTTTGTTATTCCTTATGAAAAAATATTAAATGCTCTGCCTGAAATACAGGTTGATTTAGAAATGCAATGTCGTTATTTTCAAGAAAATAATAAGCTTGTTGAAGCTGAAAGACTTAGACAAAGAGTGAAATATGATATTGAAATGTTAAGGGAAACAGGATTTTGTCAAGGTATAGAAAATTATTCTGCATATTTTGGCGGGGATGAAATAGATAGACCTTATTGTCTTTTCGACTTTTTTCCTGAAGATTATTTGCTATTTATTGATGAATCTCATGTTACTTTGCCTCAGTTTAGAGGAATGTATAATGGGGATTATTCAAGAAAGTTAAATCTTGTGAATTTTGGTTTTAGATTGCCATCAGCGTTGAAGAATAGGCCACTTAAGTATTATGAGTTTGAGTCTTTGATTAATCAGGCTGTTTTTGTGTCAGCAACGCCTGGCCTTGAGGAATGTGAAAAGAGTAGTGTTATTGTTGAACAAATAATACGCCCAACAGGTCTTGTTGATCCAGAGATTATTCTTAGACCTTCAGATGGACAAATAGAAGATATTTATAGTGAAATTCAAAGAAGGGTAGTTTTAAATGAGAAGATTTTAATTACGACTTTGACTAAAAAAATGTCTGAAGATTTAACAGATTATTTATTGACTCTTGGTATAAAGGCCAGGTATTTGCATGCAGAATTTAATGCTATTGAAAGGGTAAATATTATTACATCTCTTAGGAAATCAGAGATTGATGTTATTGTGGGGATTAATTTGTTAAGGGAAGGTTTAGATATTCCCGAGGTTTCTCTTGTTATTATACTAGATGCTGATAAGGTAGGATTTTTAAGGTCGGCTTCTTCTTTAATTCAGATTATTGGTAGAGCTGCTAGAAACTCACATGGTTGTGTTATAATGTACTATGATCAAATAAGTTATGCAATGCAAGAGGCCATTGAAGAAACAAGTAGAAGGCGGAATATTCAAATTGAATATAATAGAGCGAATAATATTGTTCCAAAAACTATTGTCAAAAAAGTGCAAAGTATTTTAGAAAAAGAATTTAAAAATGAAACTCTTGATTATAATGTTGAAAAAATTATTTCCGATGATAAGTTGTCTAGAGAAGATCTTATCATTAAGCTTAAGTTTGAGCTTAATGAAGCGGTTGAGGATGAGCGGTTTGAAGATGCTATCTTTTTGAGAGATAGGCTCAAAGAGCTTATTAATATATGA